A single region of the bacterium genome encodes:
- the ppsA gene encoding phosphoenolpyruvate synthase: MQNNQLLAPPHNLINDHKHNGKDKSKELILWFSDVGIGDVGLVGGKNASLGEMYQNLAAKGVSVPNGFATTAYAYRYFLEQSGLKDKIKKILKGLNTHDIRNLAKRGAAVRKAVLAVELPKDFKKEILEAYYQLGAKYGSHNIDVAVRSSATAEDLPDASFAGQQESYLNVHGEKALFKAVRDCVSSLFTNRAISYRVDKGFDHFSIALSVGVQKMVRSDLATSGVMFSCDPDSGFADVTVINAAYGLGENVVKGRVNPDEYWIFEPFLKEGKNSIIEKTIGSKEWRMIYSGSANSTKNTKVSQSDKKKFVLTDKEIIQLAKWSVIIENHYKRPMDIEWAKDGKTNKLYIVQARPETAHQSKRDVNMLEVYKLTVPKTGLQVVSVGVSVGAKIGVGKANVIKSVKQINNFKPGQVLVTKMTDPDWEPIMKIASAIVTDAGGRTCHAAIISRELGIPAVVGTKNGTATIKNNSDVTVDCSQGETGYIYKGIIPIKVEKTDLGAIPALPVKILINLGEPDQAFKYSFLPQSGIGLAREEFIINNYIKIHPLALINYKFKKGGVKLDRQTINKIDELTVGYTDKVQFYVDKLAEGVAKLAAAFYPKEIIVRFSDFKTNEYANLVGGAYFEPKEENPMIGWRGASRYYDKKFKEAFRLECRAIKKVRDTFGFTNVIVMIPFCRTVEEGKKVLEIMAGEGLKQGDNGFKVYVMAEIPANIILAEEFAKIFDGFSIGSNDLTQLTLGLDRDNGTLAHIGNEKNEAVKILIRQLIKVAHKYNRKVGICGQAPSDFPDFAEFLVQEGIDSISLNPDTVLKTTIMLGKMAKSAKKSSMFAGLIGLIGL; encoded by the coding sequence ATGCAAAATAATCAACTTCTCGCGCCTCCTCATAATCTGATCAATGACCATAAGCATAATGGCAAAGACAAAAGCAAAGAATTAATTCTTTGGTTTTCCGATGTCGGTATCGGGGATGTCGGGCTGGTCGGCGGGAAAAATGCCAGCCTGGGCGAGATGTATCAGAATCTTGCCGCAAAAGGGGTAAGCGTTCCGAATGGCTTTGCGACCACAGCTTACGCTTATCGATATTTTTTAGAACAAAGCGGATTGAAAGATAAAATTAAAAAAATATTAAAAGGGTTAAATACTCATGACATCAGGAATCTGGCGAAGCGCGGTGCCGCGGTGAGAAAAGCAGTCTTGGCGGTGGAACTTCCTAAAGATTTTAAAAAAGAAATTCTTGAGGCGTATTATCAACTTGGCGCCAAATACGGCAGCCATAATATCGATGTCGCAGTAAGAAGTTCGGCGACAGCCGAGGATTTGCCGGATGCTTCTTTTGCCGGCCAGCAGGAATCTTATTTGAATGTTCACGGTGAGAAAGCGCTTTTTAAAGCAGTGAGAGATTGCGTGTCTTCTTTGTTCACTAATCGGGCGATTTCTTACCGTGTGGATAAGGGTTTTGATCATTTTTCCATCGCGCTTTCGGTCGGCGTGCAAAAAATGGTGCGAAGCGATTTGGCCACGAGCGGAGTGATGTTTTCCTGCGATCCGGATTCCGGATTTGCCGATGTTACCGTAATTAATGCCGCTTATGGATTGGGAGAAAATGTGGTCAAAGGCCGGGTAAACCCCGATGAATATTGGATTTTTGAGCCGTTTTTAAAAGAAGGAAAAAATTCGATCATCGAAAAAACGATCGGCAGCAAAGAATGGAGAATGATTTATTCCGGCAGCGCGAATTCAACTAAAAATACTAAAGTTTCTCAGTCGGATAAGAAAAAATTCGTATTGACTGATAAAGAAATTATTCAGCTGGCTAAATGGTCGGTAATCATAGAAAATCATTATAAGCGGCCGATGGATATTGAATGGGCTAAGGATGGCAAAACGAATAAATTGTATATTGTCCAGGCGCGGCCTGAAACCGCTCATCAGAGCAAGCGCGATGTAAATATGCTGGAAGTTTATAAATTAACCGTACCCAAGACCGGACTGCAAGTGGTTTCAGTCGGAGTAAGCGTGGGCGCTAAGATCGGAGTTGGAAAAGCTAATGTGATAAAAAGCGTAAAGCAGATTAATAATTTCAAGCCCGGACAGGTTTTGGTGACAAAAATGACCGATCCCGACTGGGAGCCGATCATGAAGATCGCTTCGGCTATCGTGACCGATGCCGGAGGCAGGACTTGCCACGCGGCGATCATTTCCCGGGAACTCGGAATTCCGGCCGTGGTGGGCACGAAAAACGGCACCGCTACAATAAAAAATAATTCAGACGTTACGGTGGATTGCTCTCAAGGAGAGACCGGTTATATTTATAAAGGAATTATTCCGATAAAGGTGGAAAAAACCGATCTGGGCGCAATTCCCGCGCTTCCGGTGAAAATTCTTATTAATTTGGGCGAGCCTGATCAGGCGTTCAAATATTCTTTCTTGCCGCAAAGCGGGATCGGCTTGGCGCGTGAAGAATTTATCATTAATAATTACATTAAGATCCATCCGTTAGCCCTGATCAATTATAAATTTAAAAAAGGCGGAGTGAAGCTCGACAGGCAAACAATTAATAAAATCGATGAATTAACCGTCGGCTACACCGACAAAGTCCAGTTTTATGTGGATAAATTAGCCGAGGGAGTGGCGAAGCTGGCGGCCGCTTTTTATCCGAAAGAAATAATTGTCCGTTTTTCTGACTTTAAGACCAACGAATACGCGAATCTTGTCGGCGGCGCATATTTTGAGCCGAAAGAAGAAAATCCGATGATCGGCTGGCGCGGCGCTTCCCGATATTATGATAAAAAATTCAAGGAAGCGTTTAGACTGGAATGCCGGGCGATCAAAAAAGTTCGCGATACTTTCGGATTCACTAATGTCATTGTAATGATCCCGTTTTGCCGGACCGTCGAGGAAGGAAAAAAAGTTTTGGAAATTATGGCCGGCGAAGGATTGAAGCAAGGCGACAACGGCTTCAAGGTGTACGTGATGGCGGAAATTCCCGCGAATATTATTTTGGCCGAAGAATTCGCCAAGATTTTCGACGGATTCTCGATCGGCAGCAATGATCTGACTCAATTGACCCTTGGGCTTGATCGCGATAATGGCACTTTGGCGCATATCGGCAACGAAAAAAACGAAGCGGTAAAAATATTGATCAGGCAATTGATCAAAGTGGCGCACAAATATAATCGTAAAGTCGGCATTTGCGGCCAGGCGCCAAGCGACTTCCCGGATTTTGCGGAGTTTTTGGTACAGGAAGGCATAGATAGTATTTCTCTTAATCCGGATACGGTATTGAAGACGACAATAATGTTGGGAAAAATGGCAAAATCGGCTAAAAAATCTTCAATGTTCGCGGGACTTATCGGGTTGATCGGGTTATAA
- a CDS encoding zf-TFIIB domain-containing protein, with translation MKCPKCSADLGEFSSQDLKLARCFTCHGIWFDKNELKKVIDERDMDLAWMHFNLWSDKDKFNAVSGKKICPKCKKTMAVLKYDKSEVEVDVCADCGGMWLDSGEFTKIVDFLEKALLKKDVPGYIAELAKEGERVILDPAHGAVEARHFLILTKLLQYRILAENTFIASIISALPK, from the coding sequence ATGAAATGTCCAAAATGTTCAGCAGATCTCGGGGAGTTTTCTTCTCAAGATCTAAAACTTGCCAGGTGTTTTACCTGTCATGGCATTTGGTTCGACAAAAATGAATTAAAAAAAGTCATTGATGAGCGGGATATGGATCTTGCCTGGATGCATTTTAATCTGTGGAGCGATAAAGATAAGTTTAATGCCGTTTCCGGGAAAAAAATATGTCCAAAATGCAAAAAAACGATGGCAGTGCTTAAATATGATAAGAGCGAAGTGGAAGTGGATGTTTGCGCGGATTGCGGCGGAATGTGGCTTGATAGTGGAGAGTTCACGAAAATCGTTGATTTTTTGGAAAAAGCATTATTGAAAAAAGATGTGCCGGGATATATCGCAGAGCTCGCGAAAGAAGGGGAGCGGGTTATCTTGGATCCCGCGCATGGCGCGGTGGAAGCCAGACATTTTTTAATTCTGACAAAATTGTTGCAATATCGCATTCTGGCCGAGAATACATTCATTGCCAGTATTATTTCCGCGCTTCCGAAATAG
- a CDS encoding RNA-binding protein, with protein sequence MAKKLYVGSLSYSTTDDALKATFSAAGTVTSASIIIDKMSGRSKGFGFVEMSSDEEAVKAIEMFNGKEVDGRTIIVNEARPMTERPPRAGGRGGFGGGNRGGGRGFGGNDRF encoded by the coding sequence ATGGCAAAGAAATTATATGTGGGCAGCTTATCATATAGCACCACAGATGACGCTTTGAAAGCGACTTTTTCCGCAGCTGGAACAGTAACATCAGCCTCAATTATCATCGATAAGATGAGTGGCCGATCAAAAGGTTTTGGTTTCGTGGAAATGAGCTCCGACGAAGAAGCAGTCAAAGCTATTGAAATGTTCAATGGCAAAGAAGTTGATGGCAGAACCATTATCGTTAACGAAGCGAGACCGATGACCGAGAGACCACCCCGCGCAGGCGGACGTGGCGGATTCGGCGGCGGTAATCGCGGCGGCGGACGAGGTTTTGGCGGAAACGACAGATTCTAA
- a CDS encoding DNA alkylation repair protein has protein sequence MDSKKIIAKLKSQRNPKNIAGMARFGISAKNTLGVSMPYLRSLAKEIRKEAKTDKKGAENRHKLAIMLWKSKIHEARILAALIDEPEMVGEKQMENWAKDFDSWDVCDHVCMNLFDKTEIAWQKAADWSRRKEEFVKRAGFALVAALAFHDKKADNKKFIEFFPHIKREAVDGRNFVRKAVNWALRQTGKRNKSLCVAALKTAREIQSKNPENKTAKWIASDAIRELEKKKF, from the coding sequence ATGGATTCTAAAAAAATAATCGCAAAATTAAAATCACAAAGAAATCCAAAAAATATCGCCGGAATGGCGCGATTTGGAATTAGCGCGAAAAACACTTTGGGCGTAAGTATGCCGTATTTGAGAAGTTTGGCAAAAGAAATCAGGAAAGAGGCTAAGACAGATAAAAAAGGCGCGGAAAATCGCCATAAATTAGCGATAATGCTTTGGAAGTCAAAAATTCACGAAGCGCGGATTTTGGCGGCGTTGATCGATGAGCCGGAAATGGTTGGCGAAAAGCAAATGGAAAATTGGGCGAAGGATTTTGATTCGTGGGACGTGTGTGATCATGTCTGTATGAATCTTTTTGATAAAACAGAGATTGCCTGGCAAAAAGCGGCTGATTGGAGCAGGCGAAAAGAGGAATTTGTCAAAAGAGCCGGCTTTGCTCTTGTGGCGGCGCTGGCTTTTCACGATAAAAAAGCCGATAATAAAAAATTCATTGAATTTTTCCCGCATATTAAGCGTGAGGCGGTTGATGGGCGAAATTTTGTCCGCAAAGCCGTAAATTGGGCGCTTCGCCAGACCGGCAAAAGAAATAAATCTTTATGTGTGGCGGCTTTGAAAACGGCGCGGGAAATTCAATCAAAAAACCCCGAGAATAAAACCGCTAAATGGATCGCTTCCGACGCGATCAGAGAATTGGAAAAGAAAAAGTTCTAG
- a CDS encoding translation initiation factor eIF-2B subunit translates to MVNMGKVVKDIKSIKIQGATNIAKASIGALLDFSKDFKIGALPKISNGKICNFLRATEINANKLAWARPDEPLNQNLLNLIMAQLARDKNKNVKKKIANFQKSCLETLDLIQKNEARITANGISLVKKIYKKKKKPVLVFTHCNSSSVFKILIGARKEKIRFKVYNSETRPRFQGRIMAKNLVKKGIDVTMMTDSAAPFVISKNDPDKINIDLVIIGADVVGMDGSVLNKIGSYSLSLAAKSAGVPFYVAASLLKARKDIDSYREIEIEKRDPTELWPSFAKATDGKQKGIKAINYAFDTVPPEYTKKLITEFGILKPGKVKKAAMKNYKEIFKNKH, encoded by the coding sequence ATGGTTAATATGGGCAAAGTTGTAAAAGATATAAAATCCATTAAAATTCAAGGTGCCACTAATATTGCGAAAGCATCGATTGGCGCGCTTTTGGATTTCAGCAAAGATTTTAAGATCGGAGCTCTGCCAAAAATATCAAATGGCAAAATTTGCAATTTTTTAAGAGCCACAGAGATTAATGCCAATAAATTGGCCTGGGCCAGGCCTGACGAGCCGCTGAACCAAAATCTTCTGAATTTAATAATGGCGCAGCTCGCGCGGGATAAAAATAAAAATGTCAAGAAAAAGATTGCTAATTTTCAAAAGTCGTGCCTGGAAACGCTCGATTTGATTCAAAAAAATGAGGCACGGATAACCGCTAATGGAATAAGTTTGGTCAAAAAAATCTATAAAAAAAAGAAGAAACCGGTTTTGGTTTTTACTCACTGCAATTCTTCGTCGGTGTTTAAGATACTGATCGGCGCGCGCAAGGAAAAAATACGGTTTAAGGTCTATAATTCTGAAACCCGGCCAAGATTTCAAGGGAGGATCATGGCAAAAAATCTTGTTAAAAAAGGGATTGACGTGACGATGATGACTGACAGTGCGGCGCCGTTCGTGATCTCCAAAAATGATCCGGACAAGATCAATATTGACTTGGTGATCATCGGAGCGGACGTGGTCGGTATGGACGGTTCAGTACTGAATAAGATCGGCAGCTATTCTTTATCTCTCGCGGCTAAAAGCGCCGGTGTGCCTTTTTATGTGGCTGCCAGCCTTTTGAAAGCTAGGAAGGATATAGACTCTTACAGGGAAATAGAAATTGAAAAAAGAGATCCAACTGAACTTTGGCCATCCTTCGCCAAGGCTACGGATGGCAAGCAAAAAGGAATTAAAGCGATCAATTACGCTTTTGATACCGTGCCGCCGGAATACACCAAGAAATTAATTACGGAATTCGGGATTTTAAAGCCGGGGAAGGTCAAAAAAGCGGCGATGAAGAACTATAAGGAGATTTTTAAAAATAAACATTAA